The following DNA comes from Triticum aestivum cultivar Chinese Spring chromosome 3D, IWGSC CS RefSeq v2.1, whole genome shotgun sequence.
CAGGGCAACAAGGCGTCCTGGGTtggggaggcggcggggcgaggggccAAAGCAGGGGACGTGACGACCGATGACGCCAGCAAGCCAGGAACTAGAGGGGGTGCATCACAATTTTGAGGGAATTCGTTAAGCAGGAAGAGTGGATGCAGTTCACAAGGAAAACCAGATCAAAAACATCAGATAGCAGCGATGTTTTTAATTACAAAATTGGGCTAAAAGCGGGTGTCGCAGCTCAATTATTTTCGCTACATCGCACGCGCATCTACGGCAGGTGTAGCGGCGtaaaaaatctcaccaagcaaACGCTCGAGGGCGAGAGCGTCCGAGACAACACCAAGGTGAGACATATTGGCAATCCTGATGGACCTGTAGTGCTCCTGCCTCGGGTCTCCACCCATCACCGTGTCCAGCGCAAGTATGCTCGCCAAGTTCACGACGCCGTCGCCGTCTCCGTACACCACCTCCGGGGCCGCGCCGAGGCCGCCAGGCCCCCGGTAGACGAGCTTCTCCACGGTCGGCACGCCACCGCCGTTGATGCACGTCATGGGCACTAGCGGCGGTCCGAGGCTCAGCGCCACGGGAAGGGCCCGCGTCTCGTAGAGCCATACCGCTTGTGGCGGCAGCCCCGCCGCCGCGAGGAACGCCGGCATGTCACGCGCGGCGTAGCTCCGGTTCGCCGTGACCACCAGCGGCGTGTCGTCGCCGAAAGCGACGGGAGACGGTAGTGCCGAGAAAGTGCCGGGGAAGATCATCCTGACTTGCGGCGGCGAGAGGACGTCGGCGGGCGAGGCTGAGGTGGAGGTGCCGCTTGAGGGGAGGAGGGTCTGCATTAACAGCACGAACCCGCCGGCGCCCGTGGAGGCCATGACGAAGTGCTTCACGAACCTCCTGCGCCACGGCAGCGGGCTCCGGTTGAGGAAGTCGAGTGCGAAGTAGCCACCCTGGCTGTGCGAGACGAGGATGACCGGCTTGTCACCGTTTGTCCTGCTCGCGCGCTCCACCAGCTCCCGGAGCCGCTGCCGGAACCGGGACACCACCCTGTTCGCCGTCCCCGGCGGGGCGGGCGCGTACCGGAAGTCGTAGGGAGCGCCGAAGAGGGTCTCGCCGTCGCGGTACCCCGCTCGCTCCAACACCTCCACCAACTTCCCCATGCACAGCTCCCTGGCAGGTTAACCAAGTTGCCGTTTATTGATGTGAATATGTGATGTCGTATGTGAGAGCATAGTTTGGGATACTACTTCCATCCTAATTTGTTGGTCCTTTTAGTATTTGATGCAT
Coding sequences within:
- the LOC123076792 gene encoding lecithin-cholesterol acyltransferase-like 1, whose protein sequence is MAMATKLQCLPWLLLIHSTFFLVCHTTALTLDHASGLHPVVLLPGSTCSQIEARLTDAYEPPSPLCAVHKGDGQWHRLWKNAAAPDADATCFADQFSLVYDDAAGDYHNAPGVETRAVSFGSTRGFLADDSAEKELCMGKLVEVLERAGYRDGETLFGAPYDFRYAPAPPGTANRVVSRFRQRLRELVERASRTNGDKPVILVSHSQGGYFALDFLNRSPLPWRRRFVKHFVMASTGAGGFVLLMQTLLPSSGTSTSASPADVLSPPQVRMIFPGTFSALPSPVAFGDDTPLVVTANRSYAARDMPAFLAAAGLPPQAVWLYETRALPVALSLGPPLVPMTCINGGGVPTVEKLVYRGPGGLGAAPEVVYGDGDGVVNLASILALDTVMGGDPRQEHYRSIRIANMSHLGVVSDALALERLLGEIFYAATPAVDARAM